From the Photobacterium sp. GJ3 genome, one window contains:
- a CDS encoding fimbria/pilus periplasmic chaperone, protein MKWMFIALLWGVSWGCLALEVGPLVHEIQSDAAVRSTKVMVRNNSAATQLVDAQVMQLHFESDGYSASPATRDDLIVMPPAFRIAPGRSQVLMLMWTGTAPLKASQSYSVQLSAMNQDTENQRNHIAIQINYNVIVHVASGQHQERLQSTPISVRQTPNGIDFMVQNLGSKYTKLSHYDLSFSSPGQNQPEILTGDVIANSESDAFIPAGQTTEIHLPKALLSGRTFGQVTLKKRQP, encoded by the coding sequence ATGAAATGGATGTTCATTGCGCTGCTGTGGGGTGTCTCGTGGGGATGTCTGGCACTTGAAGTTGGCCCGCTGGTTCATGAGATTCAGTCAGATGCTGCCGTGCGAAGCACAAAGGTCATGGTCAGGAATAATTCTGCTGCCACTCAGCTGGTCGATGCACAGGTGATGCAACTGCATTTTGAATCCGATGGTTATTCGGCATCCCCGGCCACCCGGGACGATCTGATTGTCATGCCACCTGCTTTTCGCATTGCGCCCGGACGTTCACAGGTATTGATGCTGATGTGGACAGGCACTGCGCCGTTAAAAGCGTCTCAAAGTTACAGCGTTCAGCTTTCAGCGATGAATCAGGACACTGAGAATCAACGGAATCATATTGCGATCCAGATTAACTACAACGTGATCGTGCATGTTGCCAGTGGTCAGCATCAGGAACGGCTTCAAAGTACCCCGATTTCGGTCAGGCAAACGCCCAATGGCATCGACTTTATGGTGCAGAATCTGGGCTCTAAATATACAAAACTCAGCCATTACGATTTAAGTTTTTCCAGCCCCGGACAGAATCAGCCAGAAATCTTAACCGGTGATGTGATCGCCAACAGTGAATCGGATGCGTTTATTCCTGCTGGGCAGACAACAGAAATTCATTTGCCGAAAGCACTCTTATCCGGCCGAACTTTTGGACAGGTCACACTGAAAAAGAGGCAGCCATGA
- a CDS encoding fimbria/pilus outer membrane usher protein: protein MRKGCCAQTVVLCGLFLGSISGFATTDLVTPRTITFSSLLNFYGQPVGEAVVKVTPEKKLFVQYDTIANFLSQKLTPEKLSEIQPLVKDGFINSDDLAVHQIDLDLSATTLETSISIPKSMLTDSGLYLFQGDETLVNARPIDDFSGYANYYLSASYLNDDQSALDWFSSNVIETGLRYQKINLFNDFAFDIDDEDSNVYRLLSQITYDFPDEGTRMTYGDLFFGTYGFQSGESILGLNISRDFGIIPTKNVRPIANQQFVIERPSSVDVYIDSILMRSIRLSPGAYDIRDLPLTTGVNNIQLVITDPSGRQEVIQFNIATGINLLAAGEYEYSVSLGIDSELVDDQLEYDKEDYVFSAGFDYGITESVTAGLNMQARKHVTQAGVTSGFANALGLFGAEAAYSQHKVLDDGYALRLKYDAFSPSEVFTFNAQYEYYSPKFSSISDSEIDSFVENPDGVEHRVDLFYNYFLTDRLSAGIATNARYLYSHDLAYAVTPTLAGSWFGTAASWNIRATYENDEDPDTDEWQFFLATSIPIDALLNTNHQMSASYDSVDSRSQVRYSYNENTGSVGGVGVFALVENNDDENFSGSVSANYTGNRYIMTFDHDSLVDVDGNYSNLNRVGIQGATAFSGSDFAIGRPVNDAFAIISVHDSLSESPVMINPEVDGTFAVQSDFLGSMLYPNIVSYRPQRIDYDVEDLPIGYDLGEGGFAINPQHGSSYRLTIGSDANMTALGYLFDVSNKPIPLTEGRAVHQGDPDFAPVDFFTNSKGRFAITGLKPGAYQVSVFSQQPFTFNLSIPESAGNIIRLGEIRAGQ from the coding sequence ATGAGGAAAGGATGCTGTGCGCAAACGGTTGTCTTGTGCGGTCTGTTTTTGGGCAGCATCAGCGGTTTTGCGACAACAGATCTGGTCACCCCCAGAACCATTACCTTTTCCAGTTTGCTGAACTTTTACGGTCAGCCGGTTGGTGAGGCTGTGGTGAAAGTCACACCCGAAAAAAAACTCTTCGTCCAATACGACACCATCGCAAACTTCTTATCCCAGAAACTGACGCCCGAGAAGCTGTCGGAAATCCAGCCGCTTGTGAAAGACGGATTTATCAATAGTGATGATCTGGCGGTCCATCAGATTGATCTGGACCTCAGTGCTACCACACTTGAAACCTCGATTTCGATTCCCAAATCCATGCTGACCGACAGCGGACTGTATCTGTTTCAGGGGGATGAAACCCTTGTGAATGCAAGACCGATTGACGATTTCAGTGGCTATGCCAATTACTATTTATCTGCCAGTTATCTGAATGACGATCAAAGCGCACTGGACTGGTTTTCCAGTAACGTCATCGAAACCGGGTTGCGGTACCAGAAAATTAACCTGTTCAATGATTTTGCCTTCGATATTGATGATGAAGACAGTAATGTTTATCGTCTGCTGTCTCAGATCACTTATGATTTTCCGGATGAAGGGACCCGGATGACATACGGGGATTTGTTTTTCGGAACCTATGGCTTTCAGAGTGGCGAAAGTATTTTGGGTCTGAATATCAGCCGTGATTTTGGCATCATTCCAACGAAAAATGTTCGCCCGATTGCAAACCAGCAATTTGTGATTGAGCGCCCTTCCAGTGTGGATGTGTATATTGACAGTATTCTGATGAGAAGCATTCGTCTGTCGCCCGGCGCATACGATATTCGGGATCTACCGTTAACGACCGGGGTGAACAATATCCAGTTGGTCATCACCGATCCTTCTGGCCGCCAGGAAGTGATTCAATTCAATATCGCGACTGGGATCAACCTGCTGGCTGCCGGGGAATATGAATACTCGGTGTCCTTGGGCATTGACAGTGAATTGGTGGATGACCAACTGGAGTATGATAAAGAGGATTACGTTTTCTCAGCCGGGTTTGATTACGGGATCACCGAATCCGTGACGGCTGGTTTAAACATGCAGGCCAGAAAGCATGTCACGCAGGCGGGTGTGACCTCCGGATTTGCAAATGCTCTGGGTTTATTTGGGGCTGAGGCTGCTTACAGCCAGCACAAGGTACTGGATGACGGTTATGCTTTGCGGCTGAAGTATGACGCGTTTTCTCCATCTGAAGTGTTTACCTTCAATGCGCAATATGAATATTACTCTCCGAAATTTTCAAGTATCAGCGACAGCGAGATTGATAGCTTCGTTGAAAACCCGGATGGGGTCGAACATCGGGTCGATTTGTTTTACAACTATTTTCTGACGGACCGTTTGTCTGCAGGCATTGCCACCAATGCCCGCTATCTGTACAGCCATGATCTGGCTTATGCGGTCACGCCGACCCTCGCGGGTTCCTGGTTCGGAACGGCTGCCAGCTGGAATATCCGGGCGACGTATGAAAATGATGAGGATCCGGATACCGATGAATGGCAGTTCTTTCTGGCAACCTCTATCCCGATCGATGCCTTGCTCAATACGAATCATCAGATGAGCGCCAGTTATGACTCGGTCGATTCCCGCTCTCAGGTCCGTTACAGCTATAACGAAAATACGGGTTCGGTCGGCGGTGTCGGTGTATTTGCGCTGGTTGAAAATAATGACGATGAAAACTTTTCGGGCAGCGTGTCGGCCAACTATACCGGGAACCGGTACATCATGACATTTGATCACGATAGTCTGGTGGATGTCGACGGCAACTATTCAAACCTGAATCGGGTGGGCATTCAGGGTGCCACGGCATTCAGCGGTTCCGATTTTGCCATCGGGCGTCCTGTCAATGATGCCTTCGCCATTATCTCGGTGCATGATTCTCTGTCTGAAAGTCCCGTCATGATCAATCCGGAAGTCGATGGCACATTTGCCGTTCAGTCTGATTTTCTGGGGTCCATGTTGTATCCGAATATTGTGTCTTACCGGCCGCAGCGGATTGATTATGATGTGGAAGATTTACCCATAGGTTACGATCTGGGCGAAGGGGGTTTTGCGATTAACCCGCAACACGGCAGCAGTTATCGGTTAACTATTGGCTCCGACGCAAACATGACAGCCTTGGGGTACTTGTTTGATGTGAGCAACAAGCCGATTCCGCTGACCGAGGGACGTGCTGTCCATCAGGGCGATCCGGATTTTGCACCAGTTGATTTCTTTACCAACAGTAAAGGCCGTTTTGCGATTACCGGGCTGAAACCCGGCGCCTATCAGGTGAGTGTGTTTAGCCAGCAGCCGTTTACGTTTAACCTCTCAATCCCTGAAAGTGCCGGTAACATCATCCGGCTTGGTGAGATAAGGGCAGGACAATGA